The following proteins are co-located in the Haloplanus sp. HW8-1 genome:
- a CDS encoding aldo/keto reductase: MDLPRLGFGTYQLTDPDRCRDAVRTALATGYRHVDTAEYYGNEAAVGAGLAASDVPREDVSLASKVWRDRLGHDDFLASARERVDRLGVDALDLLYVHWPLDTYDPAETLPALVEARERGLARNVGVSNFTPVQLDEAIDRLGEPPAAHQIELHPLCQQEPLREHARRHGYHVVAYAPIARNAVADVPEIRQVAEKHDATPAQVSLAWALSKERVVPVPKSGTPDHIRENYAALGLDLDDADLAKIDGIDREERVVDFSNAPWH; the protein is encoded by the coding sequence ATGGACCTTCCCCGACTCGGTTTCGGCACCTACCAGTTGACCGACCCCGACCGCTGTCGCGACGCCGTCCGGACGGCACTTGCGACGGGCTATCGACACGTCGACACCGCCGAGTACTACGGCAACGAGGCGGCCGTCGGCGCGGGGCTCGCGGCGAGCGACGTGCCCCGCGAGGACGTGAGCCTCGCCTCGAAGGTGTGGCGTGACCGCCTCGGACACGACGACTTCCTCGCGAGCGCACGAGAGCGCGTCGACCGACTCGGCGTCGACGCCCTCGATCTACTGTACGTCCACTGGCCGCTCGACACCTACGACCCCGCGGAGACGCTTCCGGCACTCGTCGAGGCGCGGGAGAGGGGACTGGCCCGGAACGTCGGAGTCAGTAACTTCACCCCCGTCCAACTCGACGAGGCGATCGACCGCCTCGGCGAGCCGCCGGCGGCCCACCAGATCGAACTGCACCCGCTCTGCCAGCAGGAACCGCTCCGCGAACACGCGCGCCGCCACGGCTACCACGTCGTCGCGTACGCCCCCATCGCGCGCAACGCCGTCGCGGACGTCCCCGAGATCCGGCAGGTGGCCGAGAAACACGACGCCACGCCGGCGCAGGTGTCGCTCGCGTGGGCGCTCTCGAAGGAGCGTGTCGTCCCCGTCCCGAAGTCGGGGACTCCGGACCACATCCGGGAGAACTACGCGGCGCTCGGTCTCGACCTCGACGACGCGGATCTGGCGAAGATCGACGGGATCGATCGCGAAGAGCGGGTCGTCGACTTCTCGAACGCCCCGTGGCACTGA